From Pseudoramibacter sp.:
CGAGGCAGACCCCCATGCCGCAGGCCATGCGCTTTTCTAAGGACAAATACACCGGATGCTTCGGGGGCACCGCGTCGGCGAGGGCGCGCATCATGACGTTGGGGCCGCAGCCGAAGACGGTTTCCCCGCGCTTCACTTCGACCTTTTCGGTGATGATGCCGCCGATGTTGACGATGACGTCGTCGGCCACGTCGTTAAAGGGTTCGACCCCGTAGGACTCGAAGGAGTAGCCGAGGTAGACCCGCACTTTTTTGCGCTTGTGCTTCGCTTTAAAGTCCCGCACCGCGTAGAGCAGGGGCGCGATGCCCATGCCCCCGCCGACGACCACGAGGTTCGACTTCACGTCGGGGAAGCCGTTGCCGTGGGGACCGTCGAGCTGGATCGCGTCCATGGGGCCGAGCTCGCTCATGAGCTTCGTCCCCTTCCCCTTCACCTGGTACAGAAAGCTCAGGGTGCCGGATTCGGCGTCGTAGTCGTGGACGGAAATGGGCCGTGAGAGCAGGGGGTCCCGGTCCCAGGCCCGGAGCATGAAGAACTGGCCGGGGCGCACGTCCCCGGTCCAGGCCACTTCCATTTGATAAATGCCTTCTTCGACGGCGTAGTTGGATTTGATTACAGCCATTGCATAATATCCGTCTTCATCGTCTGGGCGCTTTCGCGGATGTAGTCGACAAAGTCCGGACCCTCCGTTTTGCCCCGGTGGGCACAGATGATGCCCCGGGATGAATTGATGACGGCGCAGCGGGAACGCTTGAAGATGTCGGCGATGTCTTTGCCCGTGCCGCCCTGGGCGCCGTAGCCCGGCACGAGGAAGAAGGTGTGGGGATGGCGGCTCTGGATGTCGGCAAAGGCTTCGGGATAGGTGAGGCCCACCACGGCGCCTAAGGCCGAATAGCCTTCTTCGCCGATAAAGTCTTTGCCCCATTCGTCCACTAAATCCGCCATCTTTTCAAAGACCATGTCCCCGTCTTCAAGCTTCTGTTCCTGTAAATCTTTGGCCGACGGATTGGACGTGTGGGTCAGGATAAACAGGCCCTTGTCGTGGTCTTTCACGTAGGGCAGATACGGGGACACGGCGTCATAGCCCATATAGGCGTTAACGGTTAAGAAGTCCACTTCAAAATCCCCTTCGAAATGCCCCTTGGCGTACTGTTCGGCGGTGGAGGCGATGTCCCCGCGCTTGCAGTCCCCGATGGTCAGCTTCCCCTGTTCTCTCGCGTAGGCGAGGGTGCGGGCGTAGGCGCTCATCCCTTCGATGCCGAGGGCTTCGTAGCAGGCCACCTGCACCTTGTAGCACGCCGCGAGGTCGGCGGTGGCGTCGATGACTTTTTTGTTGAAGAGGAAGAGCTTGTCCCCTTCGTCCCGGTCCATCTTGGCGATGGCCGCGGGCAGGTATTCCGGCTTCGTGTCCAGCCCGACACAGACGGGGCTTTCAGACGCTTCGCGGACTAAACGATCCATGATCATAGATGATGTGTCCTCCTTTCATGGTGAGCAGCACTTCGCCTTTGAGCCATTTGGCGTCAAAGGGGGTGTTGTGGCTTTTTGAGACGAATTTGCGGCTGTCGACCTGCCATTCGGCGTCGGGGTCGACGAGCACCAGGTCCGCCGGGTACTGGTCTTTGATGAGCCCATTCTTGAGCCCCAGGCGGTTGGCCGGGGTCTGGCTCATCATCTGGGACAGGCGCACCAGGTCCATGCCCACCGCGTCGAAGGCGGTGTGGTACATGGCGAAGGCCGTTTCAAAGTTGTTGATCCCCGGGGAGCCCTTGAGCTTGTCTTCGTCGGTGTGGGGGGCGTGGTCCGTGCCGCAGCAGTCGATGGCCCCGGAGAGGGCGCCTTCTAAGAGGGCCTTCCGGTCCGCCCAGCTGCGAAACGGCGGATGCACCCGGTAGCCGAGGCCCGAGGCGTAGACGTGGTGAGGCGTGACTTCGCAGGTGATGTCGAGGCCCTGTTTTTTCGCACCGACGATGGCGTCGAGGGTCGCCTTCTTAGAAATATGGCAGATGTGCAGCTTCGCCCCGGGAATGTCTTTTAAAATCCCGATATCCCGGACGACGGTTTCCGTTTCCGGTTCGTTG
This genomic window contains:
- a CDS encoding dihydroorotate dehydrogenase electron transfer subunit, encoding MAVIKSNYAVEEGIYQMEVAWTGDVRPGQFFMLRAWDRDPLLSRPISVHDYDAESGTLSFLYQVKGKGTKLMSELGPMDAIQLDGPHGNGFPDVKSNLVVVGGGMGIAPLLYAVRDFKAKHKRKKVRVYLGYSFESYGVEPFNDVADDVIVNIGGIITEKVEVKRGETVFGCGPNVMMRALADAVPPKHPVYLSLEKRMACGMGVCLGCSVKTVDGNKQVCADGPVFERDELIWEGGL
- the pyrF gene encoding orotidine-5'-phosphate decarboxylase codes for the protein MIMDRLVREASESPVCVGLDTKPEYLPAAIAKMDRDEGDKLFLFNKKVIDATADLAACYKVQVACYEALGIEGMSAYARTLAYAREQGKLTIGDCKRGDIASTAEQYAKGHFEGDFEVDFLTVNAYMGYDAVSPYLPYVKDHDKGLFILTHTSNPSAKDLQEQKLEDGDMVFEKMADLVDEWGKDFIGEEGYSALGAVVGLTYPEAFADIQSRHPHTFFLVPGYGAQGGTGKDIADIFKRSRCAVINSSRGIICAHRGKTEGPDFVDYIRESAQTMKTDIMQWL
- a CDS encoding dihydroorotase, coding for MKILFKNVTIVDGTGVRKGKVMTEDGKIRKVYKERGRVQTDYDKAVDGGGKVLMPGFIDMHCHLRDPGLTQKEDLNTGLHAAAKGGFTTVCAMANTKPVMDNVEAVAANQNRGNALGLSEMIQVSAVTENFSDTPLDMVDFDGLSKVTPIFSNDGHNVDNPEVMVEALKASARLGIVIATHNEPETETVVRDIGILKDIPGAKLHICHISKKATLDAIVGAKKQGLDITCEVTPHHVYASGLGYRVHPPFRSWADRKALLEGALSGAIDCCGTDHAPHTDEDKLKGSPGINNFETAFAMYHTAFDAVGMDLVRLSQMMSQTPANRLGLKNGLIKDQYPADLVLVDPDAEWQVDSRKFVSKSHNTPFDAKWLKGEVLLTMKGGHIIYDHGSFSPRSV